The following proteins come from a genomic window of Synechococcus sp. BIOS-E4-1:
- a CDS encoding YcaO-like family protein produces the protein MFDDESIVVSTLDSSNVVYDKLFIDIYKQLEGIGSIDFHGLSEKINQDLSILIFKCAEWISKNYFILDFENEQIQNQYLFHMRLGLNLSDLIFDENSCCLRVEDLTKQSYQSDDNQLANLYSCCTSKHLQGLNIRIFLVNDKPTIADKEYIYQEIANSRIDRDLFQIIISTKTGIIISEPFNNGSSPCSNCLFNTLEERDEIRLYQNNVRSSKLSNTSLFLRNWWNTESFAVMIYANLLKRLHLLDSTLPKFPFVEYIDYLSIDRQQYHVLRRHLSCQNYNCQFDFDPIQNLKADLNVEVHLQNSQSGFRSLSANMFIDNAEHLVSPLTGVVKFLTKVKQSESDMYHVYNSGHNWAVHLNSINDLKAGLRTNSQGKGESDAQAKAGAIAEAIERFSPLHNKEQTVIFSAQCDLTLPSVSLQACLKFSDLQYQQRELWNDQNYRFANIPFPTNMNTQLEWSKGYDLINDREILLPSGYLFFGYDSDYEDNFYSIGSSNGISVGANCQDSIIQGFLELIERDAVGIWWNNMLRCPGIHPSKFHTKYIDDLHSFYKTKNRELYFIDLTTDIHIPVIAAICFRTDKNKKDILMAFGAHFDPVIAAQRALGEINQFFPAVSDIKDDTDSNYLYDDPQSLQWWSAANFENQPYLVPSSYGDLPSNYFEGEGPSTSRELLDQIKQLCMNHNFDFYAYNYTKPNINISCTKTIVPQLSHFWARYGCDRLFEVPVRMGYLQHQNKETDFNPIPMFL, from the coding sequence TTGTTCGACGACGAGTCTATCGTTGTATCTACATTAGATTCATCTAATGTAGTTTACGACAAATTATTTATTGATATATATAAGCAACTAGAGGGTATAGGCTCTATAGATTTTCATGGATTGTCAGAAAAAATAAATCAGGATTTATCCATATTAATCTTTAAATGTGCCGAATGGATTAGTAAAAACTATTTCATTCTTGATTTCGAGAATGAGCAAATTCAGAATCAATATCTGTTTCACATGCGACTTGGATTAAATCTTAGCGATCTAATATTTGATGAAAATTCTTGCTGTCTAAGAGTAGAAGATCTGACCAAGCAATCTTATCAATCAGATGATAATCAATTGGCAAATTTATATAGTTGTTGTACTTCAAAGCATTTACAGGGTCTAAACATTAGGATTTTTCTCGTTAATGATAAGCCTACCATTGCAGATAAAGAATATATATACCAGGAGATTGCAAACAGTAGGATAGATCGCGATCTATTCCAAATAATTATTTCCACGAAGACAGGTATAATTATCTCCGAACCATTTAATAACGGAAGTAGCCCTTGCTCAAACTGTTTGTTTAATACACTGGAAGAAAGAGATGAAATACGTCTTTATCAAAATAATGTAAGAAGTTCGAAGTTGTCAAACACCAGTTTATTTCTACGAAATTGGTGGAATACAGAATCTTTTGCTGTGATGATCTATGCAAATCTATTAAAACGACTTCATTTATTGGATTCAACATTGCCAAAATTTCCCTTCGTTGAATATATTGATTATCTTAGCATTGATAGGCAACAATATCATGTACTGCGTAGACATCTCTCATGCCAAAACTATAATTGTCAATTTGATTTCGACCCAATTCAGAATCTCAAAGCTGATTTAAACGTTGAAGTTCATCTACAAAATTCTCAATCTGGCTTCCGTAGCCTATCCGCTAATATGTTCATCGATAACGCTGAGCACTTAGTAAGTCCGTTAACAGGTGTCGTTAAATTCCTAACGAAAGTAAAGCAAAGTGAGTCTGATATGTATCATGTTTATAATTCAGGGCATAATTGGGCTGTTCATCTGAATTCAATCAATGATTTAAAAGCAGGATTACGTACGAATTCCCAAGGCAAAGGTGAGAGCGATGCACAAGCAAAAGCTGGAGCCATTGCTGAGGCGATTGAGCGATTTTCACCGTTACACAATAAGGAACAGACTGTTATTTTTAGCGCCCAGTGTGATCTTACTTTGCCTTCCGTTTCATTACAAGCATGCTTAAAATTTTCAGATTTACAATATCAACAACGTGAATTATGGAATGATCAAAATTATCGGTTTGCTAATATTCCTTTCCCAACCAATATGAACACTCAACTTGAGTGGTCAAAAGGCTACGATTTGATTAATGATAGAGAAATACTTCTTCCCTCTGGGTATCTTTTTTTTGGCTATGACTCTGATTATGAAGACAATTTTTATTCCATTGGTTCTTCGAATGGTATATCCGTTGGTGCCAACTGTCAGGATTCAATCATTCAAGGTTTTTTAGAACTTATAGAGCGTGATGCAGTTGGAATTTGGTGGAATAATATGCTTCGGTGTCCGGGAATTCATCCTTCAAAGTTTCATACAAAATATATTGATGATCTTCACTCTTTTTATAAGACAAAGAATAGAGAATTGTATTTTATAGATTTAACAACTGATATCCACATTCCTGTGATCGCTGCTATATGTTTTAGAACAGATAAAAATAAAAAGGATATATTGATGGCATTTGGTGCTCATTTTGATCCTGTAATTGCAGCGCAACGTGCTTTAGGCGAAATCAACCAGTTCTTTCCAGCTGTTTCAGATATTAAAGATGACACTGACTCAAATTATCTCTATGATGATCCACAATCCCTTCAATGGTGGTCTGCCGCCAATTTTGAGAATCAACCCTATCTGGTGCCCTCATCCTATGGAGATCTCCCTTCTAATTATTTTGAGGGTGAAGGTCCATCAACATCTCGTGAACTGCTTGATCAGATAAAACAGCTCTGTATGAATCATAATTTCGATTTTTATGCCTATAACTACACTAAACCTAATATCAATATTTCATGTACAAAAACAATAGTTCCACAATTATCACATTTCTGGGCTAGATATGGTTGTGATCGATTATTTGAAGTGCCGGTTCGTATGGGTTATCTTCAGCACCAAAATAAGGAGACTGATTTCAATCCAATCCCAATGTTCTTATGA
- the arsS gene encoding arsenosugar biosynthesis radical SAM (seleno)protein ArsS (Some members of this family are selenoproteins.), protein MTSTFPATLRFPPVRRGKLTTLQVNLGYRCNQTCSHCHVNAGPWRKEMMAGELIDLIPEVLARLDLRCLDLTGGAPELHPQFRELVSAARTLGVEVIDRCNLTILSEPGYEDLAEFLASMGVRVVASLPCYEQERVDLQRGRGVYERSIAGLKQLNQLGYAQPGSPLQLDLVFNPSGPSLPPAQEPLEAQYRQALSSSHGISFSHLLTITNMPIQRFARDLQHQGQLEPYQQILRDAHRPENINAVMCRSLISVSWTGALYDCDFNQQLDLASKCGPRHLPDLLSAADGLMDQPIAVADHCFGCTAGNGSSCGGSLS, encoded by the coding sequence TTGACATCAACCTTTCCAGCAACGCTGAGATTCCCCCCCGTTCGCCGAGGCAAATTGACCACCCTGCAGGTCAATCTCGGTTATCGCTGCAATCAGACCTGCAGTCACTGTCACGTGAATGCGGGTCCCTGGAGAAAGGAAATGATGGCCGGGGAGCTGATTGATCTGATCCCTGAGGTGCTCGCCCGGCTTGATCTTCGCTGTCTAGATCTCACTGGCGGTGCGCCGGAGCTGCATCCACAGTTTCGTGAGCTTGTTTCGGCGGCCAGGACGCTTGGCGTTGAGGTGATTGATCGCTGCAACCTCACGATTCTCAGCGAACCCGGATACGAGGATCTCGCTGAATTTCTGGCGAGCATGGGAGTGAGGGTGGTTGCATCTCTCCCCTGTTACGAGCAGGAGAGAGTGGATCTGCAGCGAGGCCGGGGCGTTTACGAGCGCAGCATTGCCGGTTTGAAGCAGTTGAATCAGTTGGGGTATGCCCAACCAGGATCACCGTTGCAGCTGGATCTGGTCTTCAACCCATCAGGTCCTTCGCTTCCGCCGGCTCAGGAGCCCCTGGAAGCTCAATATAGGCAGGCATTGTCATCCAGCCACGGGATTTCGTTTTCTCACTTGCTCACGATCACCAACATGCCGATCCAACGCTTCGCGCGCGATTTGCAGCATCAGGGTCAACTTGAGCCCTATCAGCAGATTTTGCGAGATGCGCATCGACCGGAAAACATCAATGCAGTCATGTGCCGAAGCCTGATCAGTGTGAGTTGGACCGGTGCCCTTTACGACTGCGATTTCAACCAGCAGCTGGATCTTGCATCCAAGTGCGGACCACGACATCTGCCTGATTTACTCAGCGCAGCCGACGGACTGATGGATCAACCGATCGCTGTCGCAGATCATTGTTTCGGGTGCACAGCTGGCAATGGCTCCAGCTGTGGTGGTTCTCTCAGTTGA
- a CDS encoding glutathione S-transferase family protein: MALKLFGGPRTRASMPRWFMEEKAIDYELVELDLQSNQHRQPEFLGINPFGKLPALIDSDVLLEDGSPLKLFESGAILLHLAEHYSGEIITPAQRALTSQWLLFANSTLSIALFVPSNREREFPRLMETLNQQLDPERPLVGECWGAADCAVQAYLSYLPLFFPEIDLSPYPVVQAVIECTSRRPAYRLVMGYS; this comes from the coding sequence ATGGCTTTAAAGCTCTTCGGTGGTCCCAGAACGCGAGCCAGCATGCCTCGCTGGTTCATGGAGGAGAAAGCGATCGACTACGAGCTGGTGGAACTGGACCTTCAGTCGAATCAACATCGCCAGCCCGAATTTCTTGGCATCAACCCATTTGGAAAGTTGCCCGCTCTGATCGACAGCGACGTGCTGCTTGAGGATGGTTCTCCCCTGAAGTTGTTTGAAAGCGGTGCAATCCTGTTGCATCTGGCCGAGCATTACAGCGGCGAGATCATCACGCCTGCACAGCGAGCTCTGACCAGCCAGTGGCTGTTGTTTGCTAACTCAACTCTTTCCATTGCTTTGTTCGTTCCCTCCAATCGCGAGCGTGAATTCCCACGACTCATGGAGACGCTCAATCAGCAATTGGATCCTGAACGTCCTCTCGTTGGTGAGTGTTGGGGAGCAGCGGACTGTGCTGTTCAGGCTTACCTCAGTTACCTGCCACTGTTTTTTCCTGAGATCGATCTCAGCCCTTATCCCGTCGTTCAGGCAGTGATTGAGTGCACGAGTCGACGTCCGGCCTACAGGTTGGTCATGGGTTATTCCTGA
- a CDS encoding SemiSWEET family sugar transporter has protein sequence MPFDLSSSELFGFAAATLSTIAFLPQVIKTWKSQSAKDVSYALLLTFSTGCLCWVIYGFQVEAKPVMIANAFTLTLNLAILAMKFSFEREPKPASEEV, from the coding sequence ATGCCATTCGATTTGAGTTCTTCAGAATTGTTCGGCTTCGCAGCGGCAACACTATCAACAATCGCATTTTTGCCACAAGTCATCAAAACCTGGAAAAGCCAATCGGCGAAGGACGTTTCTTATGCCTTGTTACTGACTTTCAGCACTGGCTGTCTGTGTTGGGTGATCTATGGCTTTCAGGTTGAGGCCAAACCGGTGATGATCGCAAATGCATTTACATTGACGTTAAACTTGGCCATTCTGGCGATGAAATTCAGCTTCGAGAGGGAACCAAAACCCGCTTCCGAAGAAGTTTAG
- the stpA gene encoding glucosylglycerol 3-phosphatase translates to MTAATLVRMDLASLHRELVDSPDLLIVQDLDGVCIPLVKDPLTRTLSPEYVQAAARLRGSFAVLTNGEHEGRRGVNRLVETALGDSAIARSQGLYLPGLAAGGVQFQDEFGHVTHPGVSESEISFLASVPERMKALMSSMLPALMPELNDEQLAVELELAVLDTQLSPTINLNHLFSRTPDDVAHQRRLQSMLESLMQQLMAMAVAEGLQDSFFLHVAPNLGRDSLGHERLKPAEQGNVGSTDIQFMLRGAIKEAGLLVLINRHIQARTGTAPLGEEFNVRTAPHDHASLLALCKQRIPVDQMPHLVGVGDTVTSTINPSGDGWLRGGSDRGFLTLLQELGCSFGRPNRVVLVDSSAGEVDRPSLADGSLAGISDPEDPLHFDVCIPGGPEAYVNWFSGLSKSRSELTA, encoded by the coding sequence ATGACTGCGGCAACCCTGGTTCGGATGGATCTCGCTTCATTGCATCGGGAACTCGTTGACAGTCCTGACCTGTTGATTGTTCAGGATCTCGATGGGGTCTGCATTCCACTTGTGAAGGATCCCCTGACCAGGACCCTTTCTCCGGAATACGTGCAAGCCGCTGCCCGATTACGAGGCAGTTTCGCCGTGCTCACCAATGGTGAGCACGAAGGTCGTCGTGGAGTGAATCGTCTGGTTGAAACGGCACTCGGTGACAGTGCAATAGCGCGCAGCCAAGGCCTCTACCTACCTGGTCTTGCCGCTGGTGGAGTGCAGTTCCAGGATGAATTCGGCCATGTCACGCATCCAGGAGTCAGTGAGTCTGAAATCAGCTTCCTGGCTTCCGTCCCGGAGCGGATGAAGGCTCTGATGAGTTCCATGCTTCCTGCCTTGATGCCGGAATTGAACGATGAGCAGCTTGCCGTTGAGTTGGAGCTGGCTGTTTTAGACACTCAGCTCTCACCAACCATCAATCTCAACCACCTGTTCAGTCGAACCCCTGACGATGTTGCGCATCAGCGGCGATTGCAGTCAATGCTGGAGTCGCTCATGCAGCAACTGATGGCGATGGCTGTGGCCGAAGGGCTTCAGGACTCTTTCTTTCTGCACGTTGCTCCCAACCTCGGGCGCGACTCCCTTGGCCATGAACGGCTCAAGCCAGCCGAGCAGGGCAATGTTGGCAGCACCGATATCCAGTTCATGTTGCGGGGAGCTATCAAGGAAGCCGGGTTACTGGTCTTGATCAATCGCCATATCCAAGCGCGCACAGGCACCGCGCCTCTCGGTGAAGAGTTCAACGTTCGAACCGCACCCCACGACCATGCATCGCTGCTTGCCCTGTGCAAACAACGGATACCCGTTGATCAGATGCCTCACCTGGTGGGCGTCGGTGACACCGTTACTTCAACAATCAACCCTTCGGGAGATGGCTGGTTGCGAGGAGGCAGCGACCGCGGTTTTCTGACTCTTCTTCAGGAACTGGGATGCAGCTTTGGGCGTCCAAACCGGGTTGTGCTCGTCGACAGCAGTGCGGGAGAAGTGGACCGTCCTTCTCTGGCTGATGGTTCGCTGGCCGGGATCAGTGATCCCGAGGATCCCCTCCATTTCGATGTCTGCATTCCTGGTGGTCCAGAGGCCTATGTGAACTGGTTTAGCGGTTTATCCAAATCTCGCAGCGAGCTCACAGCTTGA
- a CDS encoding cell division protein SepF produces the protein MNQFTQERSQELLVIRPQTVTEGMSAVLAVRSQKTVVLDLSGMDRAQAQRTADFVSGGVRAVDGEEHRLGEHVFLMTPAGVQVTLN, from the coding sequence ATGAATCAATTCACTCAAGAGCGATCACAGGAGTTGCTTGTGATCCGTCCGCAGACCGTGACGGAGGGGATGTCAGCCGTTCTGGCCGTTCGCAGTCAGAAAACGGTGGTCCTTGATCTCAGTGGCATGGACAGGGCCCAGGCACAACGCACCGCTGATTTCGTTTCCGGTGGTGTCAGAGCCGTCGACGGTGAGGAACATCGTCTGGGAGAACACGTTTTCCTGATGACGCCAGCTGGGGTGCAGGTAACGCTCAACTGA
- a CDS encoding thiocillin family RiPP gives MHFLSPFVFIMIFGVAQGHFKLSYDENRAKQFMHIYERLVEESWSNPELRERLKSDLSGVLEENGFDTEGFKFVAYETDYSNTLHLPLPQKPTSDVLSEEQLSSLSEGSSSAACAGTAGTMGCPAGSASTSGSAGSHCTKPKKNG, from the coding sequence TTGCATTTTCTTTCTCCCTTTGTATTTATTATGATTTTTGGAGTCGCTCAAGGACATTTCAAACTCTCTTACGACGAAAATCGTGCTAAACAATTCATGCACATCTATGAAAGGCTTGTGGAAGAGTCTTGGTCAAACCCAGAATTGAGAGAACGCCTGAAATCTGATTTAAGTGGTGTCTTGGAAGAAAATGGTTTTGATACAGAAGGATTTAAGTTTGTGGCTTATGAAACAGATTACAGCAACACGCTACATCTTCCTCTTCCTCAAAAACCGACCAGTGACGTTTTGAGTGAAGAGCAATTATCCTCCTTATCAGAAGGGAGTTCGTCAGCTGCCTGTGCAGGAACCGCTGGAACGATGGGCTGCCCAGCAGGTTCAGCAAGCACCTCAGGTTCAGCTGGAAGCCACTGCACGAAGCCCAAAAAGAATGGTTAA
- a CDS encoding SagB family peptide dehydrogenase, protein MNFLIQFPEFIKIDNAIRLRSGVIDTIVPSQIIDDRIIALISQPISTDSFEQHINDLLPVLAFSCGFGRVKIFSECRGIVFELKRSCRISLKKHKTIFFYDNHEYIIRTDSTKAIYMSPSSAWRLTSKIELIPTVEILLNSDSSFINLMRSICDEIPQQSNTSSQDSIDQASRHIPIDIVDQLHIAHSRKGFDHTQPIGATFPYDVDPPHLFYKSNKSKADPISLNQLVLSSLPAVSFTTTISSRRSRKSLDINRFLSFDDLSRFLGTVFYTTRIFLRSDEYPNSYDSCLRFYPNGGGVHELEPFVVVNRVSGLDSGIYHYSPFHHQLSLLSVSHSDLKSTISEAYHSSGKESLPAVFIILVSRLERLSWKYERMAYHVTLKNTGVILGFMSQVASLLNLYGCPMGNSDSFRFSQIIGEDPLKMPAVGEFCLSPSD, encoded by the coding sequence ATGAACTTTCTTATTCAGTTCCCTGAGTTTATCAAAATTGACAATGCAATCAGACTTCGCTCCGGTGTTATTGATACCATTGTTCCTTCGCAAATCATAGATGATCGGATCATTGCTCTTATCAGTCAACCAATTTCGACAGATTCCTTCGAGCAGCATATTAATGATCTCCTTCCAGTGTTGGCATTTTCATGTGGATTCGGAAGGGTGAAAATATTTTCAGAATGCAGGGGCATTGTTTTTGAGTTAAAGCGTTCTTGCCGTATCTCTCTTAAAAAACATAAAACAATTTTCTTTTATGATAACCATGAATACATTATCCGAACAGATAGTACTAAGGCAATATATATGTCACCTAGTTCTGCTTGGAGACTTACTTCTAAAATTGAACTCATTCCAACTGTCGAAATATTATTGAACTCCGATAGCTCGTTCATCAATTTGATGAGATCTATTTGTGATGAGATCCCCCAACAGTCTAATACATCATCTCAAGACTCAATTGATCAAGCATCTCGGCATATCCCTATTGATATTGTCGATCAATTACATATAGCTCATTCACGCAAGGGTTTCGACCACACACAGCCAATTGGAGCAACCTTCCCCTATGATGTTGATCCTCCTCATCTCTTCTATAAATCAAATAAATCAAAAGCGGATCCTATTTCACTCAATCAATTAGTCTTATCCTCTCTACCTGCTGTTAGTTTTACAACAACAATCTCATCACGACGTTCGCGAAAGAGTCTCGATATCAATCGTTTTTTATCATTCGATGACCTTTCGAGATTTTTAGGCACTGTCTTTTACACTACAAGAATATTTTTGCGTTCAGATGAATATCCTAATAGCTATGATTCATGTTTAAGATTTTACCCAAATGGTGGTGGTGTTCACGAATTAGAGCCTTTTGTTGTTGTCAATCGCGTTTCAGGTCTCGATTCAGGTATCTATCATTATTCACCTTTCCACCACCAATTATCTTTACTCTCTGTTAGTCATTCTGATCTTAAATCGACGATTTCTGAAGCATATCATTCCTCTGGAAAAGAATCACTTCCTGCCGTTTTTATAATATTAGTCTCAAGACTCGAGAGGTTGTCCTGGAAATATGAGCGAATGGCATACCACGTTACCCTTAAGAATACTGGAGTGATTTTAGGTTTTATGTCACAAGTAGCTTCTTTGCTCAATTTATATGGCTGCCCAATGGGCAATAGTGACTCATTCCGGTTTAGTCAAATTATTGGAGAAGATCCACTCAAAATGCCTGCAGTCGGAGAATTTTGTCTGAGTCCCAGTGATTAG